GACTTTAGTCAGGTAGCCCTGGTCTGGCACCACCACCCCTGCCTCACCCTGGATGGGCTCCACCATGAAAGCAGCAACATTTGGGTCCTGGAGAGCTTTCTGGGGAAGTAAAGAAAAAGACTCAGTCAGACATTTTTATCTGTCAAGCTGAGTCTGCCAAAAGATACATGCTACTTTGGTCAATCAGTAGATTCTTATgtttacacagaaaaacagcagtTGCCAAGATAAAACTATCAGCAGACAAATGTAACTGTAGTCAGCCACTATGTCCTCATGTTTGCCTGCTCAAAGAGGTCGTCAAGTCAGGTGTTATGGAGAATCTTATTAACTAAATGTTGTTTCTGAATCGATTGTACACATCAAAGTTTGTTTGCAGATCTTGGGAAGTGCTACTGAATATGAGAAAAAGTTGTTCTGTTTAAAGCCACTTTTACgctgcctcttcaaggtgggaatttcaTTGGTATGCCGCCTCATTTTTCTATATAAAAAGGTACAATCCTAGAATGGGCGGACAAAGTTTTCTTGCTTTAAGCCAgcatcagaggtagtaacagcgccgaAATTAGGTCTTTATAAACTTGACAGCCAGCAGCATGGGATCATGGGCGtcacaggtgtgacattttgatgaagTGTTATGCCTGGCACCCAccacaggagatttaaaaaggtAGCTGACTGCAGTTAgaagctaactcaaagaagaattACAAAAGATGAAAATGTCACGTGGCTGCTCTGGCTGCAGTTCAACCTACTtgaaaaattcaccagaatacagggagtgtttgatgctcaaaatttcctcTGGGAGTACCCCCAACCTCCCCTGTTTTATATGTGTCCCATCTGAAGTTGAAACatcagccctttttaaacaggaattgtgcaaatttgcaggaaagcccaatcagtcttatttcagcattggcagtataaaaacaaaatcggggagtgcagcaaaatgctgcctacctaattttgtttatacagaatgcgcctttttcggggcaatgggggcgtCTAAAAcccattgtttggttctgtgtaaaaatgcaaaggcggcacaaagaagggactttgtagcggccctATAGTGCAATCTCTGTGTACAAAAGGAGTTTGCCGAAAGTGACATCACTTGGGGCTGAAGactgtgcaccagtcaagtttcttttacagtttacacccatgtctgtgaaaacatggagtctccccttctgtccctGAGATACGACGTTGAATAATGGCTACAATGGCTGAATAAAGTGCAAATCTCTGCCTtcactggaagaaaaaaaatcctacgCAGCAGCCTCCCTCACCTCTGCTGTAGTTTTTGTTTGTCTCCCAGGTCTTGCCAGGAAATGCATTACGAATACAATGCAATTTGGCAGCAGACTTCAAGATTCTGTGCGCTGGGCGGCCAGACACACATCCTGAAAACGTAATGCCTCCGGCCAAAGCTATCGCCAGCACGGAGTCATAACAAAAAATCTTTCTGCTGCATCTATTTGATCCTTTTAGCTGCAACTTGCAGCCCCATAGCTTACTCTCAGTTGGTCCACAATAATTCACCCACCCTTTGGTGTCAGTGTTTAAACTAGGAGGCTAAATTTGGCATGAAggtcaagtgtgtgtttgtgtgtgtgtgtgagagggtgtGTGTTCATGCCAATTGGCGAAGAGGTGGGGGATCTAAATGCGTTACAGCCTTGCACAAGATTTTGTGGAAAGTTTGTCATGAGCCAAAGAAAAGCTGGTTAACTGTTAATGCGTAACTTCTAAATGGATTCATTTAACGTGACCAAACTTTGTTAATCTGTGCGTGTACAGTACTCTTAAGTAGATGGTAACGTTGTCAGTATAAGATTGATCTACAGCTCAGGGCTGAATAAAGTGCAGATCTTTGCCTTCATTGGGAAAAAAACCCTAAGCAGCAGCCTCCCTCacctctgctgtgtttttttgtttgtctttcaggTCTTGCCAGGAAAAACATTGTGAGGACAATGCAATTTGGCAGCAGGCGTCAAGATCCTGTGTGTTGGATCCTCCCACCAGCACATGAACACTGACCACAAGTATGATGAAACTTAAGCTGCCTCTGTTGTCAGAGATTCTTTACAAACCCAGTACGTAACAACTCGACCGTAAAAGAGCCTAATGCCTGGTGTGCAGTGACTGAAACATACCTTAACCTTACCCCTGTAATTCTGGCCTTTTAACGGCTGTGTGGACTATAGATGAAGAAACCTTTTTACACATTAACTGCCAGTGACAGCATGAAACTCAGTCAGTCATATCAGTCCGTAGTCTGTCAGTAGTACTGTGTCTCATGACTGAAACAAGTTAAAGCAAACTTGATAGATAATGTAAAGACAGAATCTAAACGTGTACCTCCAGTGCAGGAATGTCGTTGTATGGGACAAGCTCAAAGCCTGGCATGTAGGGACCAAAACCTTCGTAACTGCTGGGGTCTGTTGAGCTGGAGATGGCTGCCATGGTGCGGCCCCAGAAGTTTCCCTCTAAGAGTGAATGAGATGGCAAACATATTGTTCTGAGTTCACATCTTTGCATAGTGTAGGAAATCTAGTCACCTTATTCTATATCTGTCGAATTTGGTGAGCATGAGAGCTAGTAGTGGTAGTAGGATTTTTTGGGTTATATATTTCAAAATACAGTGACTAATGTTGGTAATTTCCTGTGCAAACAAAACCAGTTATTGAAATGTACTAATGAAGAAATATTTTCTGACACCTTGAGCCCCCTGACAGAAAAACGGCACACACAATTCTGATGCCAATTTTCCGACAACGCCTAAGGTGACACATGGGCCAAACTCCATAACTGTGATGTAGTATTCTTCAACGTAAGATGTTGACTCACCTGCAAAAATGATTTTGGCCTGGTTTTTGGGGACTCCCTTTACACTGTAAGCCCACTTGCGGGCAAGCTTGCAGGCTGTCTCGCCACCTTCGACGCCTAATTTGCAACAGAAGAAATACATGTCAACATTTAAACTCATAATAGCCTCTGAAGATGTTTCTAGCAGTCAGCGTTGGGCGTTTCCTTACAGTACCTGTATTCATGGGTAAGACTTTGTCATAGCCGAACAAGGCCGTGATGTACTCCTCATAGGCTCCCAGTACATTGTTGTAGAACGCTCTGGAAGTCAGGCAGAGTTTGGAGGCCTGGGCGCTGAGCGCGGCTATGATCTTTGGGTGGCAGTGACCCTGGTTTACTGCACTGTACGCACTGAGGAAGTCGTAATACCGGGTGCCCTCCACATCCCAAACATAGATACCTGTAGTGAAGAGTAAAACCAAGTTCTTAGGACGTGTCTGTGGTGATTCATAAGTAATTTTGAAGTAGGAAAACAGGTGTAACAGTCTGGGCTCTTTCCTTCACACAGTGCAAAGCAGTAAACAGCCCAGGGCGTTGCTAGTTTCAGGCCAAtgcagttgtcatttttatgGCCAGCGCCCAGGTTATGTAAGTATGCATTTAGCCCATCATCCATGAGCTTGTAGGTCTCAAAATGAGGCATTGCCAGGTGTTTGCTGAGGCATGACATTACTGTTGAGGCAGTAGAAAGTGATAGCACCAtggaccaacaaaaacctggtttaaAGTTAATAGTGCAGATAGTAAAATACAtacctacacagacacacaacacatcTGCACTCTAATTGTTACATGCAGAGGGGTTACTGGTAGATGAAATGATACATcattattgaggaaaatattaatcacactctaaaatgtgaacgtagcagagggcagagcagagctgctgtccgcTGTGCGCATTTACGCATCAGTAGCAGtgtaacttcattgattatttcagtGGCTAAaagttatgttttgtttcttcctTTAACTTCATAACTATAGTTTCAGTTTTGCTGCTTCGATGTCCCatgatatttgctgcagtgtcaTTCCTCGCCTCTCCAATTTGCAGAATCCACCATGTAGTAAACAGCAATGCCCCAGGTGCAGGCGGACCAGGCTTTGAAAAGGAATGGGAGATGACGCTTTggggttgcatttttgatgtatgaaaggcgctatataaataaagtttgattgattgattgattgatgacaCTGACTGAATTCATgttacacccaaaacacacccatgattacataagggactaaatacaaccccttCTCCTCCTTGAACCTTACTTTGTGCCCAGATTATGCGCCACAACAAAAGTGGAGTTGGACATGCCCTGAATGCACTTGCTCCATGCTCTATAGATCATTTATATAGGGCCCCATGGCTTCATATAAGTCTGTATACTTTATTGTATGTGTCTGGCAATGACTGTTGATCTCTAAATAAGCCTGAAGGCTGAAATGGCATCTGAATAACAGAGAAATGCTAATGGCCACTGGTCTGGACtcaccctctcccctctctaAGGCCACTGGCAGGGGGTGGTAGTTGTGCGCTCCATACTTGTCCTCTCGGGCGTAGATTTCCTCCGAGGAGAGCAGACGGTCAGATGTCAGTTTGGAGGCGGCAGTGGAGGCGGGACGTGTGCCAGAGTGGACACTGCGACTGAGAATGGGGGCAGCGCGACTCAGGTTGCGGCTGAGCTGGAGAATCATTCCCTTCATGGTTGTATGCTGCTACGTCTGTAACATGGCAGAGCAAACCACAGTGCAGAATTTAGGataattatttgtttattattaattacacaaattaaacagacatttcaccaaaactatgtattttttccttttacctgtcaTGCTATTTATCACTGtagattgttttgctgtgagttgccatattggagatatcagctgtagagatgtctgccttctctcaaaaataatggaactagatggcactcggcttgtggtgctcaaagcaccaaaacgACACAAGTTGGACTTTGCAGGTTTTACTGCAAGCAGCCTGTTTTTAAGTCTCGCTCTTACCCTGACAGACAAAGAAatgtccttaaaaaaaaaaaaaacacactgaagctACAAAAATTGAGCCCAGCTTGGTGAGATTCCACAGAGCACATGGGCTTAGCAGGTCTGCTGAGCAACGCATCTCTTTCACATTCAGCACAATAGACGAACATGCTTTTGAGGGGGGTGGGTTCACAAAAGTTAGGCTAATCCCACTGCAGCATGGCAGCTCGACTGTGCTGTTCCAGACTTTTCTATTGGATCACAAAGTAGACTTCTTTTAAATTTCCCTTCACTGCTGTTACCTAGGAAAGGAACCTGCTACTTCTCCTGCTGCTGACCTTTTGTAGAACGCACTGCTGCTTTctaaatgtttaatgtgtgtgactGAGGGGTTGGCTTTCATAATGTCGTGGCACTGGATGGTTTTGAGATGACTCGCGCTATGGTGCTGTGGCAATGTTTTCTTGTGGCAGGTTCAATTCTGAAGCCAAACCTACTGTTGCTATCTTCAACACATCACTGCGACACATTGTCTTTGTAGCATCCATGTTGTTATCACATTTCGACTTCAAGCTCAGGCACACAAAGTCAGAAGAACGACTTTCCAACTTGGGAAACAGGACCATccaaggagcacatgaatgcagcttAAGGcattttagggactgttctttgcTCATCAAAGTAGAGGGGTGGCTGGgtcttgacttttttttttttttttggcttttaccCTCTGTGAAGCTACAAATAATTTTCCTTGAGCTTCCATGAgtgactggcagaaaatgcTGGACTCTCTTTCCACCATAAAGgaattattagatttttaaaacttaaccTTTGATATTTGAAAGTTAAAAATTAAAGATGCAGTTGAAAAAGACACGCTTTTGTCACGCATACTGGTAAGTTTGTACCagacttttaattttaaagaaaTGTCACTACTTTGAGCTCAAATTTGGTtttatgtttggttttttttctgacagaagcTTTGTCGCAAGTGATGTGTCCAAGAACCACTGgaagtttctggctgtgataaatggtgtaattttggcgattttaaaagaaaacatgccttccaaacAGGGTCCAAAATTAACACCCACCAAGAGCAAATTGCATGTAGATTTTGTTTGGCGAGTAAATTTCAGGAAGGCTATCCGCCACTCTGGTGGGTAAATGTTTGCATCAGAATAGTCATGTAATTAAAAACGATGTGGAGTCTCCGCTGCGTTTTGGTGTCATTAAGGGGcacactgctctgctgctcctgctgtaTTGGATATCAGCTGATGTGCTAAACTATCACTTAGCGCCAGTCTGCTGCAAGCTAGCGTTGCACCCAAACTCTCTAGCTCATCAGCGTCTCTTCTTCTGCTCTTacccttcacaataaaagccttagACATATAAACCGCATCACTGCTTTCCAGAGGGGCCTTCTTCACATGCTGAGGCTGTGGTGATGAGTTGTTCAATATACTGAAATCATTTTACTTTAGATTTAGCTCTGACTTCTTCTATAAGTTTGTGTTCAACATAATACCTTATTATCTCAATGAAACGAAATGTATGTGACAGAAAAAGGCCAATCATTATTTTGACGgataaaaaaatatgcaaaaaacaTCGGCATGTCATCAGTATTAgacgatattggctttaaaattaatCAGAATCgatcaacatgctttttcttattttgcacaatgaatattatatttattgaaAAGACatgttgtatttcatgtcttcatctgctggtgggcttTCACGAtgagagtatgcatgcataatatgatgttaattccactacagaggagacttgatgatcactacaATTagttggggaaaaaagtggatatatcattATCGGTATCAGGAATCAGACAAATAACTTGTTGTATATTGGCATATCAgatattggtaaaaaaaaaaaaaaaaaaaatccaatattgtgcatccctattttTTTTCATCTACCAGGCCCCTTGATAGGTGAGttaaaaagttttttattttcttaaaatcggcggtaaaataaatacaaactacAGCTATATAAAGTTGTATGCCCCTCCACTTTCCCCAAATAATCTGCAGGCTTACACAACAGCAGCTGGCAAGAATAATATCAGTATGTTGGCACGGCAGacattatttgatttttaaaaacatacccTTTGATgtgtgaaagttaaaagttgaaaacaAAATTCTGGAGCTGAAAAACGCCTTGGTTTTCCACTACTGTCACACACCCAAGAGTGCAGGATTAAATGTCAGGATCTACTTTGTGCAAATGGTTTAACGTTGGCAATATTTTACTATTTTAAACCTAGATTTGGTTATGTCTCCTGACAGAAGCATTTGTCACGCATGTGTTTTTGATAATCCATtgataatgtgtgtttattttttcacagtttGTGTTCAATccacagtttctggctgtgatacaTGGTgaaattttggtgattttttacagaaaacatgcctttaaacgaaacacaaaatacaaccatttaaagttgtaACTCCGCCCCCAGTGCTCCAAAAAACTATTTGCCATTCCACCCCTGTGTTGCATCACCCCATTCCCCTCTCATAAGTCACCAGCAGTCCCTTAGTGTACAAAAAATTTCATGAAAGCATTTCTAAAATGACAAGACAGTTGTGAAAACTGCAGACAAGCCTTGCTATGTGAACATATATGTAAAGATAAGACACCCAGTATTTGGCTCTGGGTAATCAATAACCTTGTGCaatgaatgaacacacacagcaaacaagCAGCACCTGGACTGGTCCCCATGAAGGACAGTGGACCCGTGCCAGTGACATGTCACTGAGTCACTATCACACCTCTTGAGATGATAGGTTTGCTGGGGAGCTGCCTCCAAGGCACACCCACCATCATCACAGCCCAGAGCTAAATAAAGACCACGAGCTTCAGTTGCTTTCTAATTAAACTATTTTGTATTACATAATACTGTCTTATGAAACATAACTTAAAGATCTTTAACACTCTTCAGTAAAATGGCACAGttaatataaatgaataaattaatgttTCTTCTCGTGTAAACACTTCAAAGAGGTTGCTCGTTTCCGTTAGTTAGAACAACTACCACCGGCTAGCTAGCTAAGATTAGCACCGTCCTGCTGTCAGTTACCTTAAGCTATCACTAAAATATGAATTCAGCAGGACAGACGAGACATGGAGGAAAATCACACAGTACCAGAAAGAGGTGAAGCGAAGTAAAAACCCTCTTGAATCGCGAGTGATGCTCGCCTGCTCTGTCAGACGGTTGTGGTGCGAGGTTCTGATGCGGCTTATATGATGAGCCGCGGTGCTTTATTGCGTGCTGACGTCAGAGGTGTAGACTGTGAGCAGAGGACACGCCCACATGTTGCAACATTTCCCATGATTACGTCGAGACGTCCAAATCatcccaaaaaataaaataaaatactatataaaatgaaataaaatgactgaatgaaatagaattaaatataaaaaaatgaaatttaaagtgcaataaaatagcataaaataaaatttaaaaaaatgaaataaaataacaagaataaaataaatataaaatgaaatgaaataacatgaaataaaaataaatagaatataaaataaaataacatgaaataaaatagattaaattaaattaaaaaatgaaatggaataatataaataaattagaattaaattgaaatgaaatgaattagattataaaatgaaataacataccataaaataaaatatagaataaaataacgtgaaataaataaattaaattaaaaaaaataaaataaaatataaaatgacattaaataaaatagaatataaaATGAAGTATAAtaccataaaataaaatcaatacaataaaaatataaaatgaaataaaaacattctgATGGAGTGTCTTTTCttatgtaaaataaaacataatgataacaaaaaatataatgGAATAATATAATACAGAAAGGCCCTCAGGCATTCTGTATTGCTACAGATCCTGCAGATGAACATTTCTCATGTGATGCAATCTCTGCATCTCTCTGAGTCCGCACGTGCtggcagtgtttttttgttttgttttttttttcttttttttaatgtgcacGTGGCACTTATTCACATCACTGCATTTGAATTAATTCATAAACCCACTGACTTTAATACCTCGAATGTGTCCCAGCAAGATTTCTACTCGTGATCAAAACTTCCTGCACGTGCAAAACATTTCCCACGTGTGTGGtaaaataaagttgtaatattgCTGTGGACATGTCCCTACCTTCTATAAGcaagaatcttttttttttaattattccaTATTTAAACAACACAGTATAAAAGGACTCATATACAGTTGAGAGTatgcaaacaaacaataacagaaaGCCAGGGGGATAACATACTACACATAGATATTATAAGACCTACAGATGTTAGATGTCTTTATAGTGTTTTATATAGTTTCATATAGTGTTCAACATCCTTCAGAAAAGCATCAACATGAGGTTCATTATTGCTAAACTTAAATTTATGGATAAAATACTTTGCCAGAATCATTACCAAGTTAATTATAAATATGTTGGGTACTTGAGAACACAAAACACCACATTTTCTCATAATAAAGTAAAGTCTTTAGAGATATATTCCATGATAAATCTGCAAAAGTCCCTCCAGAGTAAAGCTCCCATTAGTGCACTTTAAGCAGGCTGTCTCGCTTTCCGCGCATGCGCTCTGAGGCTACCGCGTCGTCATGGCTGACACAGGCTGGCCAGGCTGTGCAAAGAGTTTGAAAGGAGTCATATTGGACATGTGTGGCGTGTTGTATGACAGCGGGGAGGGCGACGGGGTTGCCATACCTGGTTCGATTGAAGCTGTGAAAAAGTGAGTCAATAAATGAGGAGTTTAGACGTGATAAGAGATTTTAGCCGCGTGCATGTTCAGCAAACCTATAGAGCAGAGTGCATGCACACTCCTGAtcactgtctgtgctgctgaCTTATCGACAGCAGCAGGACTCCAAAGGttttgtatgcatgtgtgaTTGACTCAACGATGAATGTTTCAACAGTCTGTCTCcgtgtcagtgtgtctgtgttgctcCATGCTCACTCTGACCTCTTGACCCCTTTAAAGGCTCAAGGCATCCGACCTGCAGCTGCGCTTCTGCACTAATGAGACCCAGGCCACCAGGGAGAAGTTTGTAGCCAAGCTCCAGAGATTGGGCTTTGACATCTCCGTGTCTGAGGTCTTCTCCCCTGCTCCTGCAGTCGTAGCTGTCCTGAAGGAGAGGGGCTTACGGCCCCACCTGCTGGTGTATGATGGTAATgctttaaaatgtcataatCAGAGTCAGATTTATTAGCATGTAGGGTTTCAGTTACAAGAAATATGCTTTGGTTTTTATATTAAacatacactcaccggccattttattaggtacaccttgctagcaCTGGGTTGGACCCGTTTTGCCTctgtggcatagattcaacaaggtacTGGAGACATTCcccagagattttggtccatgttgacatgatgacatcacacagttgctgcagatttgtcggctgcacatccatgatgcgaaTCTCCCgctccaccacat
The nucleotide sequence above comes from Epinephelus lanceolatus isolate andai-2023 chromosome 21, ASM4190304v1, whole genome shotgun sequence. Encoded proteins:
- the oat gene encoding ornithine aminotransferase, mitochondrial, giving the protein MKGMILQLSRNLSRAAPILSRSVHSGTRPASTAASKLTSDRLLSSEEIYAREDKYGAHNYHPLPVALERGEGIYVWDVEGTRYYDFLSAYSAVNQGHCHPKIIAALSAQASKLCLTSRAFYNNVLGAYEEYITALFGYDKVLPMNTGVEGGETACKLARKWAYSVKGVPKNQAKIIFAEGNFWGRTMAAISSSTDPSSYEGFGPYMPGFELVPYNDIPALEKALQDPNVAAFMVEPIQGEAGVVVPDQGYLTKVRELCTKHNVLWIADEVQTGLARTGRRLAVDHEEVRPDIVVLGKALSGGVYPVCAVLCDDEIMLTIKPGEHGSTYGGNPVACQVAIAALQVLEEEKLAENAQRMGELLRSELNKLPKDIVTTVRGKGLLNAVIIKETKDYNAWEVCLRLRDNGLLAKPTHGDIIRLAPPLIIKEHELRECVNIIQRTILSF